GCTCCCAACAGTGTCCTTAGACGGGATTAGTGATGAGGCATTTTTAAAGCTTTCCTAATAACAACAATATAAGCAATATTATCAGTATCACTCCGATTATTCCGCTAGGTCCATAGCCCCAACTTCGAGACCAACCGTGTATCGGAATCACCCCTACCAAAATCAGGATTAAGATGATAATTAAAATTGTGCCTATAGACATGATGTTACCTCCTTTTTAATTAGTTACGGGATCAGCCGTAGTGTTGCTTAAGATCCCTTGGCCTATTTCACAATGAGACTGTTTTTAACTGACCTAACACCTTTGACACTCTTGGTAATCTCAACTGCCTTACGGGCTTGCTCAGCGTTGTTAACAAATCCGCTTAGCTGAACTTCCCCTTTGAAAGTTTCCACACCGATATCAAGGCTTTTTACATCCGGATCGGCCAAAAGCGCGTACTTCACTTTTGTGGTGATAACGCTATCGTCTACGTATTCTCCCGTAGTCTCTCGAGTGCGGCTACCTGCACAGCTCATCAACGCAACCATAAGTAAAAGACATATAATGAGACTTAAATTTCCGGTTACTTTCTTCATGAAAAACCTCCTTTTTTATGAGTGTTAAAAAATTAACCAGTTTTATTTATACCAAAAATCATCGAGGTTAAAAAAAGACCTATATCGAAAGTCCTATTTCCAGGCTATTTATGACCTTTCAAGGGGGTCGAATCTTCGGGGTCGTATCTGAACAATCAACTTTTCTTATCATATACTTAACTCATTTGTTTAATGTTGACGGGCTGTTGCCCAAATCCTCCAAGTAGTAAAAAAATTTGACACAAAAAAAAGATCTTTTCAATAGGTGTGTAAAAATCATTCAGGCGGCCTTCCTTTTTTGGTTAATTTTCTCATCTTCTACCATTACTCCATCAACAAATCTTTTTCCCGAATAAACCTTCGGTAACGACCAGTATCCTTTGAGTGCACGAAAGTCCTTCCCAGATACACCCCTTTATTCATAATATATATTAGGTAAATAAAAACCTTTTAATGAGGGAAACAAACAAATTTTAATAGATTTTTCTAAAATTCAATACAATCTTCCAACATCTAACAGGTTTAGACCCTAGGGTGATTTTTCTTGACGAGAGATATTCTTTGTTGTACGGTATTGGGAATAGAAATGCTTTATGTATAGAATGGGATCATAGGTCGTAATGAATAGGAGGTGTTACATGCATTATTTCAATTACATCCTCTATTTTCTCCTGTTGATTATATTCGCTTTCTCGGTCTCGACTGATTCAGTTTATGCGAAGGAAAAAATGAACAAGAAATGCAAAGACATGGATCGGAATAAGGATGGTGTCATCACTCGCGAAGAATGGCGGGTTAGTATCGATAGGTCTTTTGATAACCACGATTGGAATGGTGACGGTGTCCTCTCAGGTAATGAAGTGGAGGCGGGCGCACCTTGTGGTGAGTATGATGATGACGACGGTCGTCGTTCCGACCCATTTGGTGCATTCGATCGCAACAACGATGGCGTGATTTCCCGCAGCGAATGGACGGGTACGATCGAGGACTTTAATCGTCTTGATGATGATCAAAATGGCGTTTT
This Thermodesulfobacteriota bacterium DNA region includes the following protein-coding sequences:
- a CDS encoding BON domain-containing protein, producing MKKVTGNLSLIICLLLMVALMSCAGSRTRETTGEYVDDSVITTKVKYALLADPDVKSLDIGVETFKGEVQLSGFVNNAEQARKAVEITKSVKGVRSVKNSLIVK
- a CDS encoding DUF3309 family protein is translated as MSIGTILIIILILILVGVIPIHGWSRSWGYGPSGIIGVILIILLILLLLGKL